A single window of Tiliqua scincoides isolate rTilSci1 chromosome 10, rTilSci1.hap2, whole genome shotgun sequence DNA harbors:
- the LOC136661349 gene encoding digestive cysteine proteinase 2-like, with amino-acid sequence MGRLCCLFLFWGLALGNPCEISSSYPDFGKLYHVKGVINLPYAEIEEPFEAWYNETGNKSRIEYYNGQVVTWQLGSIEPHGTLYKLTPHTTEKEVNMLTCFQVNGTKEEHVKPQSVFPDMKHFQPIREEYYKGKYCNVWQNITYKGRKKNIYTMWVTNSSCGVSPVRYEMRGYNTLLGSHYDKYEIDYSDFSNSFPESVFVLKPNETKLCRTMGGSSIEHHIMANPMADFVGGQEDRAHEVFHQYRKKFGKNYDSDMEMEHRKHTFTHNMRFVHSKNRANLPFKLALNHLADLTQEEMAVMRGKLKSTTPNKGLPFPKETYVGLILPESMDWRMYGAVTPVKDQAVCGSCWSFSSTGALEGALFLKTGQLISLSQQALIDCSWGFGNYACDGGEEFQAFEWVLKHGGIPTTESYGSYKGQNGYCHYNQSHFVAKLSGYVNVTSGNITALKTAIYKHGPVSVSIDASHRTFSFYSSGVYYEPKCKNKRGDLDHAVLAVGYGVLQGEPYWLVKNSWSTYWGNDGYILMSMKDNNCGVATDATYPIIG; translated from the exons GAGTCATTAACCTCCCTTATGCAGAAATCGAAGAGCCTTTTGAAGCCTGGTACAACGAGACGGGAAACAAGAGTCGCATTGAGTATTACAATG GCCAGGTGGTGACCTGGCAGTTAGGCTCCATTGAACCACATGGCACCCTGTACAAGTTAACGCCACATACCACGGAGAAGGAGGTGAACATGCTCACCTGTTTCCAAGTGAACGGTACCAAAGAAGAGCATGTGAAGCCACAGAGTGTCTTTCCTGACATGAAACACTTCCAG CCCATCAGGGAAGAGTACTACAAAGGCAAGTACTGTAATGTGTGGCAGAACATCACCTACAAGGGCAGGAAGAAGAATATCTATACCATGTGGGTAACCAACAGCAGCTGTGGCGTGTCACCTGTGCGCTACGAGATGAGGGGCTACAACACGTTGCTGGGCTCCCACTACGACAAGTACGAAATCGATTACAGCGACTTCTCCAACAGCTTCCCGGAATCTGTCTTTGTCCTGAAGCCAAATG AAACAAAACTGTGTAGAACGATGGGAGGCAGCTCGATAGAGCATCACATTATGGCAAACCCCATGGCAGATTTTGTTGGCGGACAGGAGGATCGGGCCCATGAGGTGTTCCACCAGTACAGGAAGAAGTTTGGAAAGAACTATGACAGCGACATGGAGATGGAACACAGGAAACACACCTTCACCCACAACATGAG GTTTGTGCATTCCAAGAACCGAGCCAACCTCCCATTCAAACTGGCTTTGAATCACTTGGCTGATCTTACCCAGGAGGAGATGGCTGTGATGAGGGGGAAGCTGAAGAGCACGACTCCCAACAAGGGGCTGCCTTTCCCAAAGGAAACGTACGTGGGCCTCATTCTGCCAGAGAGCATGGATTGGCGAATGTACG GTGCAGTCACCCCAGTCAAGGATCAGGCTGTGTGTGGCTCCTGTTGGAGCTTTTCAAGCACCGGAGCATTGGAGGGAGCTCTGTTCCTCAAG ACCGGGCAGCTCATCTCGCTGTCACAACAAGCCCTCATTGACTGTTCTTGGGGCTTTGGGAACTATGCGTGTGATGGTGGTGAGGAGTTTCAGGCGTTTGAATGGGTCCTGAAGCATGGCGGCATTCCCACCACAGAGTCCTATGGTTCATACAAAGGCCAG AATGGCTACTGTCATTACAACCAATCGCACTTTGTGGCCAAGCTCTCCGGGTACGTCAACGTCACCTCGGGGAACATTACGGCTCTGAAGACTGCCATCTACAAACACGGCCCTGTGTCAGTCAGCATCGATGCCTCCCACAGAACCTTCTCCTTCTATTCCAGCGGCGTCTACTATGAGCCCAAGTGCA AAAACAAGAGAGGTGACTTGGACCATGCTGTACTAGCTGTGGGTTATGGTGTTCTCCAAGGAGAGCCTTACTGGCTTGTCAAGAACTCTTGGTCCACATACTGGGGAAATGATGGCTATATCCTCATGTCCATGAAAGACAACAACTGTGGAGTCGCTACTGATGCCACATACCCAATTATTGGGTGA